The genome window GGGTGACATGGAGAGCACAGACAGCCAACTTGGGCACGACCAGGAGACGGGCATCGTCGGTGACGGtgccaacgacaacaatggTCGACTCTGGCTGGTTGGCGGCCTTGGCGAAACGAGCGATGCGCTGCAGCGATAGTGGTGGCCTATTGATTTTGCTCATAAACAAGCGCTTCAGGATGATGCGGTTGAACTTCTTGTTCGTGCGACGTTGCAGGAAGCGGTACAGctacaacacaaaaacaggGGCAAATTAACACACTTTTCACACTTGTATATCACCCATTTATTTTACCTTAACGAGCAAACGCAGGTAAACATCCTGAGATTTGGGTTCGGTTCTGCGAACCTTGCGATCGTACTTGTGGTTGATATCAATACCCTGCAAGAGACGAGACacgaaatattattttaaactctTTAGTTGTCGCGCACTGTGTCATCATTTTGCAATGCTAGTGCATATTTTCCATAAACATTTAAGatgtttacaaattttatttcttgatAGCTTAAAATTTCTTGCGTCGTACCATTTCGGCGACCGGAAAAAGAAAGAGACGAGATTGACGTTTAGGGATGGACAATATATCGATTCATCGCAACATCAAGTACGTTTTCCGTACGATATTTTTCGATATCGCCACAGTCTTGTTGCGAACCTATCCAATTGGTAAAATTGTCAACAAAATGGAGCCTGCGAAcgcaaacaattttaattcaacTCTTTTCCTTACCATTTaacttaacaaaaatattatgttttttcGAGACTGCCAATAAGCAATCGAATGCCACACTATCGTTAGTTGCTTGTGTATAATTGACAGCTACGCAGGGGTGCATAAATATTGTCTGCGCCGTGTTAACACTTCGTTTTACAGCACTACGACAATGGCAGCGGTGAATTTACGTAAAGGTTTTTTTAAGCTGCCCCGCAatgtaagtaaataaattaaatattaaatgacaCCAACATCAACATTAATCAAACACATCATTTATAGCTGGTGGTTAGCCAACAGCGTAGCTATGCCGCcgccaaacaaacaaaaaccaacaCACTAGCTGCTGTAGCTGAATCCATCTCAGCCAAAGggtaaaaataaacaactgaATTATTATCATGTAATAAAgtcttatatttttgtagatttttgcGCCCCAACAAGCCATATGCTCCAGTTCAGGATGCTGCCGAACGCGTACGCGCTGTTGCCACTAAATTGCAGTTGAGCAACGGCGGCGATCAACGAAAATTCTCCGATTTAAGTGAGAAATTCAAGTTTTTGTCCGCCTGCTTCGAAGAACTCCAGCACTCTGTGCCCAATTCCCAAGTTCATGAGCTGACCACAGTGGGTGATGTGGTTGCTTTCTATCAACAGGCTGTAGACACTACTGTGCCGCTGGATGCACTAAAACGCATTGAGTTACCAGAGAATTTGCACAtacaatatgaatatttgcGTTTCAATCCGGCAACGGACACGAAATTCAATGGAAAAACAGCGTTCCCCAAGAGCTCAACCCTGGTTACAGGGCTGAAGTACCGAGGCAAATACGAGGGACATGAGGCTAAGCGTTCGTGGCCttagttttaattgttaatcCTAATGCAGTTAATAAAAGTGTTATGTTCTAAAGATATTGTGAAATGGTTTCCACAAGTTCTGGGTTGTAAATGCTTTCCAGCGCCTTCAACACACGACTATCGCTCAACAATTCCATAAGACGCACATCGGCCTTGGCGTCCTCGAAGCTGTTGTACATGAGATCGTTGTTGATTTCGGTGACAGCCGGTTTATTCAAAATACTGAGTATCTTCTTTTGTAGCTCCATTTCGGGATCGGTCTCCTGATGCTTGACCAGGCGAGCCTTTGCATCGCCCAATTCCCGTCTCAGCTGCAACTCATGCTGCTCCTGCAGATACTTGATGATGCATTCGTATTGCAAACCCGTTAATGGGCGACAATTCGCCAGCATTTCAATGAGTTTCTGCATGGACTCGGGATGTCGTGGTGCGTTGCTACTGGCGGCAGCATCACGTTGCTTCTTCATACGAAAATCACTGGCTATCAGTTGAATAGCGTCTTCCAGCGGCATATTGCGGTGCTCGGCGGGCACACCGTACAGAATATTAACCGTAAGGCTTTTGTGGAGCTCATTTTGAGGCGTTACCCTCACCGCATAGAGGCAACCGCGGGCGGAGATGTTGCTGAGCACTTGGCCCAGCATCACATCCTCGTTGGGGAAGAGGACATCCACACGCATGCCCGCCAACGTCAAGCGTTCTTCAATGAATTCCGCATATTTGCTGTTAACACAAAGCTCGTATCAATGTCAGGAAGAACATCGATTAGAGGTACTTACGTATTCTCCCGATTGACCACAATGATCTCGCAGTCATTGATGGGCACCgcagttgctgcagcagccgctgaCATCATAATGCCACCTTGCACAGCCATGGGAACTTGTCCAGCTCCGATGTCACCGACTGTATTCAAATTATTGCCAATTGCTTGGTTGGCCACCGgcgcttttggtttttgacTGGCGTTGCGTACAATTAATGTTTTCGATTTAAATGTGGATTTGTTGAGAGCCTCCGCACATTTATTAGCTGTCTCCTCGTCTTCGAATTGTACAAAACCAAAATTCTTTTGCACCAACGAACCCAAAACTGTTCCGTACGAATGACAAATGCTCTCAAGTTCCTTGCGTGTACATCGCGGTAGATTGCCGAAGTAAACACGATTCTTTATCAACGCTGGATCTTGAGCAATGTTATAACCGGGTGTAGCCGGATCACTCTGAGCTGCCATTTAAATAAGTACAACAACTTTGTATTAAGCAGCCGagaagcacaaaaaaatacgtaAACAACTGATAAGTATCGTTGTTAGTGCGGCATTAATGCTGCAATCGATTGTACAGCTATCGATTGCTTTCCATAACAGTGATAGACGTCTGTTAAGTAACATGCGATCTGGCACAGGGTGAGTGCTTTGGCGGTATTCGTCTTGCTTCAAACTGGCAATACTCATGCTAAGTTTGCATAGCtttagttttggtttttcaGATTATCATTTATTAAGACAACTGTTTTGGAAATTAATGtataatcaacaacaaactggTGATAAACTCGTTGTAAGAACTTTACAGAAACGGTATCAGAGGTCATAGCCCTGACACTAGTCATTATTACAgtatctatatttttgtatcaaGAATGACGTATCGATATATAAAAAAACTCACAGATATCGATGTAGCGATCTCTCACCTCTAAAAATAACCGCCAAAATATTAACCgctatggcaaaaaaaaacgaaaaaagaagcAACGTAAACCAAATTTTATTGCGAagtgaaaaattttgaaatgaatttaaatagtgCAAGTGAAATGTGAAGTGAAAATTATGCGTGTATTAGAAATCCAGCGCCATTATGCACATCGTGCACGGCATGCTCAAGTTCAAGTTCAGGCTTCTTCTTGGGAATATAAGGATTGTGTTCCGGATCGGCGTTCAAACTAAggtaaaaatatttcaattatattcaTTCGAAAATAGTATTCGAGTGATTGCCAACTCACTGATAGAGGCTGGTGGCTTCCTCGCACTTCACATTGTACCACCAGTCGCAGGCGAATTCCTTCTGATTGAATATTGTGCCGTTGGTGCACAAGAACGAAGCACCCTGGTGACCCTCGCGTCCATCGTGACAGACATGATAGGCCTGACAGCCAGTCTCTACATTGGCATACATGCCCGGCACAGCGGGCACGTTGTGGCAACTGAATTGCGTGTGCGGCACTTCGTGATAGATCGGATAATCGACTCCGGCCACACCGggtattttattcaaatcctGTTTGTCCTCGTGGCGTGGTGCATGATGCTCCGATTGCGGTGGATTATACAGGTGTCCAAATTTCTACAGGTACACACAACGTAAACATATCAAATGTTGCAGATGTTGCATAATAGTGGAGCCGCGTGCTCCAACCGGTTCCACTACACAGACTCCCCAGCGGCGGTTCGCTTATGATTAGCAAACAATTAAACATGTGTGTACAATGTGTAATGCTGTTATACGCGCATATGTGTGTTATActagtgtgtatgtgtgtgagttttaTACGATCAATTGCATGTTACAATTTTTGGGTCAAAAGTGAACGTCGcatgctctcgctctcgctctcactgcCACGCGCTAAGTGGAGAGTTGGGCGGGGTGGAGATTGCGTATCTCCCAGTGACTAATTAAAAGTGCTGCCCCCTcaacatcgtcatcatcatcgactgactgattgactgtcATAACTCACCTGCACTTCAATGGCCAACGCAACgccaagcagcaacaacaacgttgctAGCATCCTCAGCAGCGCagagctgttgttgttcagcATCGACATCTTTAACGTTTTTTGGGTTGtatttgctcttttttttctctcaatttatttgatttgatttggaGTTGGATCAACCGTCTGCGTTCGGTCGAAAAATCGCACTGAAACTGAAGTGCAGTTTTTTCCAAGCGCGCCATCCACTTGAGACGCAGAcgccgttgccattgctgttgccgttgccgtcgtcgtcgccatcgtcgcGTGCTTGTCGTGCAAGCTTTCAAGGGTAGCGTCTAACGGTAAGCGGCTGCTAACTGCGGTTGCTTCGGCtctcgtcgtcatcgtcgtgtGCGCCAGCGCAACTTTCGATTTTGTGCTTGGTGGAAGCTGCTTTGGCAAAAAGCTTTTGGCTTATGCGATTACTTTTCGCTGTGCCGCCTAATTATTAAAGTTCCAAAACTGAAAACACAAACCTTAGGCAAAACGATGTTAAGTCCGACCATAAAACTCGTAATCTCATGCATATGAAAGCAGATACGATTATTGCATGGATGGGAAAGTAAAATGCAATATGCTTTATTTTGCAAGCAACAAATTGTCTGGGCTTTACAAATATCTGTAAGTCATACTATGTAGTGCTTAAAGTAACAAGTAAGAATTGGATAGTCGACGTtgctcgactctgagatacccgGAACTCTTAAGTGTGAAGGGGCACTTTATTATGCGATCAAAGTGGcaggaatttttttttttttaatttaagaataaagcGAGTTTTATTCGGGAAATTAATATAAGTGAAATTTTGAACATTTATTTTAGGTTATGAAACTAGTTTgacaatttccaaaattttgaaaattcaatttaatataatagttGAGATATCATTGTCAATTTCCATCCATAAAGTTTAACATATGTACGTTATTATTACAGTAAAGTATTAAAGGAATGaatttttttaacaagttaATCCCTGGGTcactaaattaatttttaaattgagctTTCTATTGGGagctatttaaaaataattttataatatctGTAATACAGACTTTTAAAAGTatgaacagacagacagaggcAGATTTTGttccaaaaatttaaatgtattcatTAAGTTTTAACTTGCCAAGAAGTGAAGTCAGTGATCACTTATTGTCTCATGAGtgccgggtataaaaataggcTATAATTGCAAAGA of Drosophila nasuta strain 15112-1781.00 chromosome 3, ASM2355853v1, whole genome shotgun sequence contains these proteins:
- the LOC132793860 gene encoding large ribosomal subunit protein eL18 isoform X2, with amino-acid sequence MGIDINHKYDRKVRRTEPKSQDVYLRLLVKLYRFLQRRTNKKFNRIILKRLFMSKINRPPLSLQRIARFAKAANQPESTIVVVGTVTDDARLLVVPKLAVCALHVTQTARERILKAGGEVLTFDQLALRSPTGKNTLLLQGRRTARTACKHFGKAPGVPHSHTRPYVRSKGRKFERARGRRSSCGYKK
- the LOC132793859 gene encoding large ribosomal subunit protein mL50; translated protein: MAAVNLRKGFFKLPRNLVVSQQRSYAAAKQTKTNTLAAVAESISAKGFLRPNKPYAPVQDAAERVRAVATKLQLSNGGDQRKFSDLSEKFKFLSACFEELQHSVPNSQVHELTTVGDVVAFYQQAVDTTVPLDALKRIELPENLHIQYEYLRFNPATDTKFNGKTAFPKSSTLVTGLKYRGKYEGHEAKRSWP
- the LOC132793857 gene encoding nuclear receptor coactivator 5 produces the protein MAAQSDPATPGYNIAQDPALIKNRVYFGNLPRCTRKELESICHSYGTVLGSLVQKNFGFVQFEDEETANKCAEALNKSTFKSKTLIVRNASQKPKAPVANQAIGNNLNTVGDIGAGQVPMAVQGGIMMSAAAAATAVPINDCEIIVVNRENTKYAEFIEERLTLAGMRVDVLFPNEDVMLGQVLSNISARGCLYAVRVTPQNELHKSLTVNILYGVPAEHRNMPLEDAIQLIASDFRMKKQRDAAASSNAPRHPESMQKLIEMLANCRPLTGLQYECIIKYLQEQHELQLRRELGDAKARLVKHQETDPEMELQKKILSILNKPAVTEINNDLMYNSFEDAKADVRLMELLSDSRVLKALESIYNPELVETISQYL
- the LOC132793862 gene encoding uncharacterized protein LOC132793862, whose amino-acid sequence is MSMLNNNSSALLRMLATLLLLLGVALAIEVQKFGHLYNPPQSEHHAPRHEDKQDLNKIPGVAGVDYPIYHEVPHTQFSCHNVPAVPGMYANVETGCQAYHVCHDGREGHQGASFLCTNGTIFNQKEFACDWWYNVKCEEATSLYHLNADPEHNPYIPKKKPELELEHAVHDVHNGAGFLIHA